From Pyrenophora tritici-repentis strain M4 chromosome 1, whole genome shotgun sequence, the proteins below share one genomic window:
- a CDS encoding transcriptional activator Mut3p, with translation MPVDSRVPQHHVPPQTDDMSDSHLEAMVKATGQLDLDEEGNWDYQGHSSGLSFMRGLRQFDDMFQIPSDDSPSLRHRTMSNDAPSPSNLSIAGSNAGSASVVLPTHEEARILCDSAIIQYSAMLRVVHLPTFHKQMARIYDVPAENYTSTDASFLPLLYAVLALGKLYSENDNGIDTPTYDSLTDEGLKYFKASRQLLDITDCRDLTSLQAIIFMIQFLQSSAKLSTCYAYIGVALRSALRMGLHRSFNVKFNPIESETRKRIFWVIRRMDTYVGAMLGLPRFLEDEDIDQESPVEVDDEYITETEILPMPEGSISVMAAFNAHTRLVQVLNKTCKYVYPIKGTQSSAKGSVTYTVGYSKIREIEQDLARWLDELPIALKPGGEAPPIIKRVQQLLRMAFGHAQLLLYRPFLHYVSQSCNASTIDQRAFACASACVNVSRNIIHISTEMRKRGLLAGAYWFSMYTTFFAIVSILYFVLENPTSPTSFELLRDAVEGKEVLAYFAKRSLAADRCSTALKGMFERLPESIRHGGEIIASRKRRQGSSPQSLGTCPTLLGNEAAVPRRASTYPDSIPNVKTAGQAQPFSSSHNQFSSLGLGSSYPSHSISNPNLFDGVPDLTPTSSNDSLPSFGLTPIHDSQQPSTFGPSVLNSSFADPSGLNVPIADISTMMFPSADPLAYPNQPMTAFENKHPQTFDRATGTPAAGSHPPQLSSSMDPKGHPAMFAPTSMPNGPGRHMNDNEAQLFGPMPMYLMQGAQQYRGYPPQPGMQMPGPNNMQFDELMTHEDWAQSFMDPTLNMNNGRPPLSNHHFSQQGWR, from the exons ATGCCCGTAGATTCACGTGTACCTCAGCATCATGTACCTCCGCAGACTGATGACATGTCCGACTCGCACTTGGAGGCCATGGTAAAAGCAACCGGCCAGCTGGATCTCGACGAAGAAGGCAACTGGGATTATCAAGGTCACTCTTCAGGCTTGAGCTTCATGCGAGGACTACGTCAGTTTGATGATATGTTCCAAATTCCATCAGACGATTCCCCGTCTCTCAGGCACCGGACCATGTCCAATGACGCGCCTTCTCCGAGTAATTTATCAATTGCTGGATCCAACGCCGGCTCAGCCAGTGTGGTTCTACCCACCCATGAAGAAGCACGTATTCTCTGTGACAGTGCAATCATCCAATACAGTGCAATGCTCCGCGTTGTCCACCTCCCCACTTTCCACAAGCAGATGGCCCGCATCTACGACGTTCCAGCCGAGAACTACACCAGTACCGATGCTAGTTTCCTTCCTTTGCTGTATGCAGTACTAGCTCTGGGCAAACTCTATTCCGAAAACGACAACGGGATTGATACGCCAACTTATGACTCGCTCACCGACGAGGG TCTCAAGTATTTCAAGGCCTCCAGGCAACTCTTGGACATTACCGATTGCAGAGATCTAACCTCGCTCCAAGCTATTATATTCATGATCCAGTTCCTGCAGTCCTCAGCCAAGCTCAGCACTTGCTATGCGTACATAGGAGTTGCTTTGCGTTCGGCACTACGCATGGGATTGCACCGTTCTTTCAACGTGAAATTCAACCCCATCGAGTCTGAAACACGCAAGCGCATCTTCTGGGTCATCCGAAGAATGGATACTTATGTTGGAGCCATGCTTGGATTGCCCCGGTTTCTCGAAGACGAGGACATTGACCAAGAATCGCCAGTGGAGGTCGACGACGAATATATTACCGAGACCGAGATTCTTCCAATGCCAGAGGGCAGCATTTCCGTCATGGCGGCCTTCAATGCCCATACGCGTCTTGTGCAAGTACTGAACAAGACCTGCAAGTACGTGTATCCTATCAAAGGAACACAATCCAGCGCCAAGGGCTCAGTCACATACACTGTGGGTTACTCGAAGATCCGAGAGATCGAACAGGACCTGGCGCGTTGGCTAGATGAGTTGCCTATTGCACTCAAGCCCGGTGGGGAGGCCCCGCCAATTATTAAGAG GGTCCAACAGCTTCTCCGTATGGCATTCGGTCATGCGCAGCTTTTGCTCTATCGACCATTCCTGCACTATGTTTCGCAATCGTGCAATGCTAGTACAATCGACCAGAGAGCTTTTGCATGCGCGTCCGCTTGTGTCAATGTCTCGCGAAACATCATCCACATTTCTACGGAGATGCGTAAGCGCGGACTACTGGCCGGCGCGTATTGGTTCTCCATGTACACGACCTTTTTCGCCATTGTATCAATCCTGTATTTTGTATTGGAGAATCCGACCAGTCCCACCAGCTTCGAGTTACTTCGAGATGCTGTTGAAGGAAAAGAAGTCTTGGCTTACTTTGCCAAAAGAAGCCTGGCAGCTGATAGATGCAGCACCGCGCTGAAA GGTATGTTTGAGCGTCTGCCGGAGTCGATCAGGCACGGCGGAGAGATCATCGCATCGAGGAAGCGCCGACAGGGAAGTTCACCACAGTCCCTTGGCACATGCCCCACATTACTCGGAAACGAAGCCGCAGTGCCTCGCCGTGCGAGTACCTATCCGGATTCTATTCCCAACGTCAAAACCGCTGGCCAGGCCCAGCCATTTTCTTCATCTCATAACCAATTTAGCAGCCTTGGTTTGGGCTCTTCTTATCCCTCACACTCCATTTCCAATCCCAATTTGTTCGACGGTGTGCCGGATCTCACACCTACATCCTCAAATGATAGTCTCCCAAGTTTTGGGTTGACTCCCATTCATGATTCTCAACAACCCTCCACTTTTGGCCCCTCAGTCCTGAATAGTTCCTTTGCGGATCCATCCGGTCTAAACGTTCCAATTGCGGATATTTCAACCATGATGTTCCCCTCTGCAGACCCACTTGCCTATCCAAATCAGCCCATGACTGCATTTGAAAACAAGCATCCTCAGACTTTCGACCGCGCTACTGGTACACCGGCAGCTGGAAGCCACCCCCCGCAGTTGTCAAGCAGCATGGATCCGAAAGGCCACCCTGCCATGTTCGCTCCGACCAGCATGCCCAATGGACCGGGTCGTCACATGAATGACAACGAGGCCCAACTCTTCGGCCCAATGCCGATGTACTTGATGCAAGGCGCGCAGCAATACAGGGGCTATCCACCTCAGCCAGGCATGCAGATGCCGGGTCCAAACAATATGCAGTTCGATGAGCTGATGACCCATGAGGATTGGGCACAATCTTTCATGGATCCCACTTTGAACATGAACAATGGTAGGCCACCGCTCAGTAACCATCATTTTAGCCAACAAGGTTGGCGCTAA
- a CDS encoding Herpes-BLLF1 domain containing protein: MGMKMAQWDAEIAAGAMNSSRYPELGYTLCENGFAAAIPGDFNNTFKCHNIDLYHFLPHSLLGSSQGQGSSSWGWTSSDGREFVAIGQFDGTAFAEISSEGKLIYLGRLPPYDAIGSRWREIRVMRDYAVIGSEAIKHGVQIFDMKKLLDLDGSEPRNFTQDDLTGHWGLGTEWNDLPVGRTHNIVVNPELNYAVAVGSVGGNETIRVRGDLPCRGGLIFIDMSDPANPTSPGCASADGYVHDAQCLVYRGPDKRYYGRDICYGYNEDTLTIYDVTNKAGNTTTIISRTTYPGAEYVHQGVVNNETWQEYIFLDDEFDERDARVGPMTQGLPTTHIFDIRDLENPFYSGNYEGTRRAIDHNQYIVGEHLYQSNYGNGLSVLDIASITQDPSGAGLCEAGFFDIYPEDDENEGGGTVAFTGSWSSYAEFKSGFIFVHTIERGSFVVKMTSKECKKPSVCEADTCLSAMRTANVEGRLEASQQFCGEFTQRLVED, encoded by the exons ATGGGGATGAAGATG GCACAGTGGGATGCCGAAATCGCCGCGGGGGCAATGAATAGCTCGAGGTATCCGGAACTGGGGTATACACTTTGTGAGAACGGGTTTGCGGCAGCGATCCCAGGAGACTTTAACAACACGTTCAAATGCCACAAT ATCGATTTGTACCACTTCCTTCCCCATTCGCTCCTTGGTAGCTCCCAGGGCCAGGGCTCTTCGTCCTGGGGCTGGACATCTTCAGATGGAAGGGAGTTTGTCGCTATTGGCCAGTTCGACGGCACTGCTTTTGCGGAAATCAGCAGCGAAGGCAAGCTCATCTATCTTGGACGTCTGCCTCCATACGACGCCATCGGTTCGCGGTGGCGCGAGATCCGCGTTATGAGAGACTACGCGGTGATTGGAAGCGAGGCTATCAAGCACGGCGTCCAGATCTTTGACATGAAGAAGCTTCTCGATCTAGATGGGAGTGAGCCGAGGAACTTCACTCAAGATGATCTTACAGGACACTGGGGCTTGGGTACTGAGTGGAACGACCTACCCGTAGGCCGAACACACAACATCGTCGTCAACCCCGAGCTCAACTACGCCGTAGCCGTCGGCTCTGTTGGCGGTAACGAGACAATCCGTGTGCGCGGAGACCTGCCCTGCCGTGGAGGTCTCATCTTCATCGACATGAGCGATCCCGCTAACCCCACATCCCCTGGCTGCGCCTCCGCAGACGGCTACGTGCACGACGCCCAATGTCTCGTGTACCGCGGACCCGACAAGAGATACTATGGCCGCGACATTTGCTACGGCTACAACGAAGACACGCTGACCATCTACGACGTAacaaacaaagcgggcaaCACAACAACCATAATCTCACGCACCACTTACCCTGGCGCCGAATACGTCCACCAAGGCGTCGTCAACAACGAAACATGGCAAGAATACATTTTCCTCGATGACGAATTTGACGAGCGCGATGCCCGCGTAGGCCCCATGACGCAAGGCCTACCCACCACACACATCTTCGACATCCGCGACCTGGAAAACCCATTCTACAGCGGCAACTACGAGGGAACCCGCAGAGCAATCGATCACAACCAGTACATCGTTGGAGAGCATCTGTACCAATCCAACTACGGCAACGGTCTCAGCGTCCTGGATATCGCATCCATCACCCAGGACCCCAGTGGCGCAGGGCTCTGCGAAGCAGGCTTCTTCGACATCTATCCCGAAGACGACGAGAATGAAGGCGGAGGCACTGTAGCCTTCACAGGCTCATGGTCCAGCTATGCAGAGTTCAAATCCGGGTTCATCTTCGTGCATACCATTGAGCGCGGGTCCTTTGTTGTCAAGATGACGAGCAAGGAGTGTAAGAAGCCGAGTGTCTGCGAAGCGGATACTTGTCTGAGTGCGATGAGGACGGCCAATGTGGAGGGTAGGTTGGAGGCTTCGCAGCAGTTTTGCGGCGAGTTTACCCAGAGGTTGGTCGAGGAT TAG
- a CDS encoding Zn-clus multi-domain protein yields the protein MTSPALTTTESLAADSARSGPHQVQPEDTSEYGEENSDPNDDQAPKPQPQKRRRVTRACDECRRKKIKCDGKQPCTHCTVYSYEW from the exons ATGACTTCCCCAGCCCTCACGACAACAGAGAGCCTCGCAGCAGATTCTGCCCGCTCGGGCCCCCACCAAGTACAGCCCGAGGACACGTCTGAGTATGGCGAGGAGAACTCAGACCCCAATGACGATCAGGCACCGAAGCCACAGCCCCAAAAGAGACGACGAGTGACGAGGGCCTGCGACGAGTGCCGCCGGAAGAAGATCAAATGCGACGGCAAGCAGCCATGTACGCACTGTACAGTCTACAGTTATG AATGGTAA
- a CDS encoding GalA, Alpha-galactosidase: protein MVGMKGVYTLSLLAGVAVGQNAIKAAGTNFTLTADGMSYLFHVDTKTGDLISDHFGGPTTDFTPPAKINPSGWVDKLGNTRREFPDIGRGDFRLPAIHIEHADGDTVTAFRYQSHEIVDGKPGLPKLPATYGKVGDVTTVIVHMYDNVSDVSAALSYSIFPRYNAIARSFSISNNGSSDIVIERASSFSTDFPNLELEMIEPYGDWSHEFQTVKRKIDYGETSFRSTAGYASHLHNPFFTLVSPTTTESTGEAWGFSLVWTGSFAATAQRFANGYVRVLMGLNSLHASIRVAPGATFQSPEAVGVYSSNGVGGMSRSFHDLYRNHLSRSKFTSQTRPILLNSWEGLGFNINETSLVKLAGEAEEIGIELFVMDDGWFGVEYPRNNDSMGLGDWTPNPAKFPSGLRPYVEQVNKFNILNSTTPLQFGIWVEPEMVNPNSTLYKEHPDWVLHAGKHERTLTRNQLVLNVGLTEVQDFIIDSVSRVLDSANIQYVKWDNNRGMHELARPSDDYTYILGLYRVIDTLTTKYPDVLFEGCASGGGRFDPGLLHYWSQHWTSDNTDASNRLTIQMGTSLVYPPSAMGCHVSAVPNQLTKRNISIEYRGHVAMMCGSFGLELNPSELSAEETALIPSIMAEAKAVNPIVISGHFYRLAHPDVSNWPGVQFVSADGAQAVVFAFQQSYMVKPAAPPLKLQGLDPKARYSNDLDNATYSGATYMNGGLNIPWPQGDYQSKLIWLNKVTANGSQAREAPIC, encoded by the exons ATGGTCGGCATGAAGGGTGTTTACACGTTGAGCCTGTTGGCCGGCGTCGCTGTTGGGCAAAATG CAATCAAGGCAGCTGGAACAAATTTCACGTTGACCGCCGATGGCATGTCTTACCTCTTCCACGTGGATACGAAGACTGGAGATCTCATCTCCGATCACTTTGGAGGCCCGACTACCGACTTCACACCACCCGCCAAAATCAATCCTTCCGGCTGGGTCGATAAATTAGGCAACACCCGTCGCGAGTTCCCTGACATTGGCCGTGGCGACTTCCGCTTACCTGCAATTCACATTGAGCACGCGGATGGTGATACCGTGACCGCCTTCCGTTACCAATCCCACGAGATTGTCGATGGAAAGCCTGGTTTACCTAAGCTTCCTGCTACGTATGGAAAAGTTGGAGATGTCACGACTGTCATTGTGCACATGTACGACAACGTATCCGATGTCTCGGCTGCCTTGTCATACTCCATCTTCCCGCGTTACAACGCTATTGCACGTAGCTTCAGCATCAGCAACAATGGAAGTAGCGATATCGTCATCGAAAGAGCGTCGAGCTTCAGTACCGATTTCCCCAACCTCGAGTTGGAAATGATCGAGCCGTACGGTGATTGGTCGCACGAGTTCCAGACTGTAAAGCGCAAGATCGACTATGGCGAGACCTCTTTCCGCAGTACGGCAGGTTACGCTTCGCATCTACACAACCCTTTCTTCACACTTGTTTCGCCCACTACGACTGAATCGACTGGTGAGGCATGGGGCTTCAGTTTGGTGTGGACTGGTAGCTTTGCCGCGACCGCCCAGCGTTTCGCTAACGGCTATGTGCGCGTGCTTATGGGCCTCAACTCCCTACATGCCAGCATCCGTGTGGCGCCAGGAGCAACTTTCCAGTCGCCCGAAGCGGTGGGCGTCTACTCCTCTAATGGTGTTGGTGGCATGTCTCGTTCATTCCACGATCTCTACCGAAACCATCTCTCCCGCTCAAAGTTCACATCCCAGACGCGACCCATCCTACTCAACTCGTGGGAAGGCCTAGGATTCAACATCAATGAAACATCGCTGGTCAAGTTAGCCGGTGAGGCGGAGGAGATTGGCATCGAGCTGTTTGTCATGGACGATGGATGGTTCGGTGTCGAATACCCGCGTAACAATGACTCCATGGGTCTCGGAGACTGGACGCCCAACCCAGCAAAATTCCCCTCTGGACTGCGCCCATACGTCGAACAAGTCAACAAGTTCAACATACTGAACTCCACAACACCTTTACAATTCGGTATCTGGGTAGAACCCGAGATGGTCAACCCGAATTCGACCTTGTACAAGGAGCATCCCGACTGGGTCTTGCATGCCGGAAAACATGAGCGAACTCTTACACGAAACCAACTCGTCTTGAACGTGGGACTGACCGAAGTACAAGACTTCATCATCGACAGTGTCTCGCGCGTGCTCGACTCGGCCAACATCCAGTACGTAAAGTGGGACAACAACCGTGGTATGCACGAGCTTGCTCGTCCATCAGACGACTACACCTACATCCTGGGTCTCTACCGCGTCATCGACACCCTCACCACAAAGTACCCTGACGTTCTCTTCGAAGGCTGCGCTTCAGGTGGTGGTCGCTTTGATCCAGGACTGCTACACTACTGGAGCCAACATTGGACAAGTGACAACACCGACGCCAGCAACCGTCTCACCATTCAAATGGGCACCTCGCTTGTCTACCCACCATCAGCAATGGGCTGCCATGTCTCCGCCGTCCCCAACCAACTCACCAAACGCAACATCAGCATCGAGTACCGCGGCCACGTAGCAATGATGTGCGGCTCCTTCGGTCTCGAGCTGAACCCCTCCGAGCTCTCCGCCGAAGAAACCGCACTTATCCCATCCATTATGGCAGAAGCCAAAGCCGTAAACCCCATCGTCATCTCCGGCCACTTCTACCGCCTCGCGCACCCTGATGTATCGAATTGGCCCGGTGTCCAGTTCGTCAGCGCTGATGGCGCGCAGGCGGTCGTGTTTGCGTTCCAGCAGTCGTACATGGTGAAGCCGGCGGCACCGCCGCTGAAGTTGCAGGGCTTGGATCCCAAGGCGAGGTACAGTAATGATTTGGATAATGCGACGTATAGTGGGGCTACGTATATGAATGGTGGGCTTAATATCCCCTGGCCTCAGGGCGATTATCAGAGTAAGCTTATTTGGCTGAACAAGGTTACTGCGAATGGATCGCAAGCGAGGGAGGCACCTATCTGCTGA